The Xylanivirga thermophila genome has a segment encoding these proteins:
- a CDS encoding ABC transporter permease, protein MYAIAQLIKRNLKMFFRDHSAVFFSLLSLFIIIGLYALFLGDVFVDNMKNIAGKNTRFLMDSWIMAGLLAVLSVTTTLGAFGIMIYDKTRGVSKDFSASPISRWQIISGYAISSWTIGMIMGIIALILSEVYIIAYGGKLLSLKQIFKVIYIMALSVFSSTAVILFLVLFFKSNNAFATASTIIGTLIGFLSGIYIPIGNLPTGVQTAIKIFPPAHAAALFRQIMMEQPLSLVNAPPEAIEEIKLIFGVVYKSGNSIIPFNISVLILIITGIAFFSLSVVKISLKNH, encoded by the coding sequence ATGTATGCAATAGCACAACTTATAAAACGCAATTTAAAGATGTTTTTTAGGGATCATTCAGCAGTCTTTTTTTCTTTATTGTCACTCTTTATAATTATTGGATTATATGCATTGTTTTTAGGAGATGTTTTTGTAGATAATATGAAAAATATTGCTGGTAAAAACACACGCTTTCTTATGGATAGTTGGATCATGGCAGGTCTTTTAGCTGTCTTATCCGTTACTACTACACTAGGGGCTTTCGGTATAATGATATATGACAAAACAAGGGGTGTATCCAAGGATTTCTCTGCATCACCAATTTCCCGGTGGCAAATTATAAGTGGATATGCAATAAGTTCTTGGACTATTGGAATGATTATGGGTATTATTGCCTTAATACTTTCAGAGGTTTATATCATCGCCTATGGTGGGAAGCTACTTAGTCTTAAGCAAATTTTTAAAGTAATCTACATCATGGCCTTAAGTGTTTTTTCCTCTACTGCCGTAATATTATTTCTTGTATTGTTTTTTAAGTCCAACAATGCTTTTGCTACCGCCAGCACAATAATTGGGACATTGATCGGATTTCTGTCAGGCATATATATCCCCATAGGTAACTTGCCTACCGGAGTTCAGACAGCCATAAAAATATTCCCTCCCGCCCATGCCGCAGCACTGTTTAGGCAGATTATGATGGAACAACCGCTTTCGTTAGTTAATGCCCCTCCAGAAGCTATTGAGGAAATAAAGCTTATCTTCGGTGTAGTGTATAAGTCTGGTAATAGCATAATACCTTTTAATATAAGTGTTTTAATTTTAATAATAACAGGAATTGCATTTTTTTCCCTGTCGGTTGTAAAGATAAGCTTAAAAAACCATTAA